TCTCCAAGGTTGGTTCCATTCACACTCTTCCATTTGAACCCTTCTtgctctcttcatcatcatcatcaccattttacaaCCACGTTGCATGCTGCCATGGGTGGGATGCTTTGAGAGGATCCAACATGTCCAAAGCCAGCATCCTGCTCCAATTCCAGTGATGGTGAGTCGCATTACTGGGTCTGTTTGAAACCCCCTCCCAAACTCTCTTTGCATTTTCACACTTCCAGGAGCATTCTAGAATGAATTTCCTTCGTTCAAAGCTTAGTCTGACTGCCATCATTAATTCCAACGGGtttcatctggaaagaaaaaaaaacatcagttgAGTTATCATCTACTAAAGTGTGTGTACATCTTTTGGGacatcctgtgtatatatatataatttaatataatatatatttatactataaaattggatttaatcctaaatctaattttccctgtaagtttggatttactccctaatattattattattattatatatatatatatatatatagacacatatctctctatatataaagctgaagttgtctgtgtgtgtatggcagatttggtatagccttcaattaacactatctcctctgagaccctgcggcacaagttgaccaaaattgagagtatgatagaaggcttgctcttcattccgtagaagaaaaaaattcaaatcggaccatgttaacaccaaaaattatttacatcaaaaaggtgcctttttttctatgaaaatccctattttttacgattttttgactgctgtgttgccatttttcggtgtatttcaaccagaaaaatgttcacttaaagagaataacaagctacataatgcaaaatttttacttttcaaaaattccaattctaaagggtcgaaacaaacctgagcaacgctgggcgatactgctagttatatatatatatatataacgggaaggtttacgaaaataaacaaaagacgaaggcaggtggagtacaaacaaacaattgtattagtatggcactcatgaatagaaatagaacaagtcttttacgtttcaagcctacactcttcgacagaaagggacacagaaaaaaacaaagagggaaacaaggagagaaaaaaatgcgtgtaggagctaacggtcaaTCATGGcgttatgacaggcttctttgagtttctctctaccaaatcctctcagaaggccttggtcggtccgaggctatagtagaagacactcgcccaaggtgtcacacggggactgaacctggaaccatgtagttgggtagcaagcttctaaCTACTTGGCCACAccaggtgatgatgatgttgctgatgataaatgtagtggtggtggtggtggtcatggaatTGTTGGTGTTGGAAGTGCCACAGTTTGTTTTTTAACCCCGAGTCTCTTTCTTCCTGCAGCACAAGTTCTTCTGTGTCATTCACCTGGCTGCGCTGAAGGCTGTCGGAGAATCATGCGAACTACCTTTACTCTACTACCAGAATAATGTTGGCGGTGCCCTCAACTTGTTAGAGGTAAGAATTTTAgcaatcagaaagaaaaaaaaatattgacaaaacatcctttaacccttttgttacccccTATTTCTGTTAAATTTCTCTGACTTTTGtttcaagtaattttgaaaacaatgaagtgtttagtaaaataactttggaacataaatttaacattttaatggaaggtttttttattaaatcacttcaccggattgaatggtactgtccaggtgtcgaaaccataataatatctgtggggcagctgatgatggggttatgttggtatggctgtggaatagtattataacacatccttttgatatataaatacttatattcacttacatgtatgtgtgtgcatgtatatatacatatatatatggattaaatAGACCAAGAACAACAACTTCACCCTCATGCAAATCCTCTGGGACCAAACATAGGAAGAGAAGTTATGCCCATACTGCAGCCCTAATCTTGTTAAatgcttttccaattttttttttgttctttttttttaatacatatttttctcttaccCACTCCTCTCTCACTCAAAGGTGATGACAGAATTTGAAGTGTTCAGAATTGTGGTGTCCAGTTCGGCCACGGTCTACGGTGTCCCTCAGGAGTTACCCCTCACCGAATCCCACCCGACAGGCAGCTGTATCAACCCATatggacagacgaaatacttcatCGAGGTCATATTAACCGACATTGCAAAGGCTGACTCAGTAAGTTGCCATAATTTCGTTGACTGTTTGTGTTCTATTAGGACCAGTGTCCTCCTCTTGATTGTTGCTTTGACTGTGGTTCGGCTGTTGTTTGCTCCAGCTGTCTTCAGATGTCATCTGTTGAACTCCTTTGTTAAGAGATGATTAATTCTGTGCATCATTTACACTGGACGGttgtgtgtcctcatcttgtttgttcctaccacaatgtttcggctgatttactctccacccttcatcaggtgtcctggtggaattttgaacccaaccctgggttctcattcctaaggtattttttttcctgatgttgttgttgttgttattattattattattgttatattatgatGATGTCCATGATCCATCCATGCCTTCCACTCTAGAATgcaaataatttctcttttttgttttcttctctctgtctgtgtggcCTTCAGCGATGGAACGCTATAATACTGAGATACTTCAACCCAGTCGGAGCCCACAAGTCCGGCAGGATTGGCGAAAACCCTAATGGTACCCCTAACAATTTGATGCCCTTCATAGCCCAGGTGGCTGTGGGTAAACAGAAGGGTGTGAAAGTCTACGGCAATGACTATGATACTCCTGATGGTACAGGTGAGTAGCACTCACACTTCACCGTTACTCTCACTCACAATCTCTtttacactctcactctctcatttacCTTATTATACTCTTCACCCTTCACTCACACTCTTGCTTTTCACTCGCACTTTTGCTCTTCAGTTGCACTCACTCACCCATCACCAGCCCACTCTCACTCACCATCTCATCCATACTCTTGCCCTTTGTTTACACACTCAACCTTCTCTAGCACCCTCTTGCCTTTTACTCACACTCTTGCCATACACTCATCCTCCACCTACACTCTCGTCCTCCACTCATTTTCACACTTTTCATACACCTCATGCTACAGCTGAGTAACTCTTAttcactctcactcacactcagtcactatcacaacaacaatcaaatgcattatatattcttacataattattatatataaatctgaatgtatgtatgtatgcacgtatatatttccatatctttTCTCCAGGTGTCCGAGACTATATCCATATTGTTGACCTAGCCAGTGGTCATGTGTCGGCcgtagagaaagtgaaagaagattGTGGACTTAAAGTAAGTGCTTCCCTTTTGTATTTACCATTTTCTACATATTTCTTTGTACGTAGTTTTATCTTGCTTGGAATTAGTGAGTTTTAAGAGCTCAGAGAAATGAAACTGAGGggaaaaatggaatgaaatatggctttgcttttgttttaaaggGGTTTTAAACCTAACTTTTTATTTGGTCCTGCaagggttaaaaaaaagaaagttaccttctcaagtGGGGGCGTGGGTGGGAGGAGATGAGGGTGTAGTGATGCtgctgtgtaaggttcagcgtacatgcgcagaatgggattacttccggttggccaccggaagtcttccccatgcgcatgtgcggggaACTGACCCCTAAAACGCGGTTCGCTCATTCACTCTTTCTGGCTCTAGCAGTCCTCGTGAACGGACGTGTATTGGCAGTCTCTGAGGACTTCATACCAGCCAAGCAGCGAACCACGACGAATCATTTCGACCAACAAACAAGAATCAGTACTACAGATTCGGCTGT
The DNA window shown above is from Octopus sinensis linkage group LG30, ASM634580v1, whole genome shotgun sequence and carries:
- the LOC115226672 gene encoding UDP-glucose 4-epimerase isoform X2 → MSQCVLVTGGAGYIGSHTVVELLNAGYEVVIIDNLVNSSLESIKRVEEITKKSIRCYNVDLLDKIGLKSVFSKHKFFCVIHLAALKAVGESCELPLLYYQNNVGGALNLLEVMTEFEVFRIVVSSSATVYGVPQELPLTESHPTGSCINPYGQTKYFIEVILTDIAKADSRWNAIILRYFNPVGAHKSGRIGENPNGTPNNLMPFIAQVAVGKQKGVKVYGNDYDTPDGTGVRDYIHIVDLASGHVSAVEKVKEDCGLKVSASLLYLPFSTYLLIFVYCNAVVCPFFCNNPFESLSGSVLCRSTILEQAVAIQYYK
- the LOC115226672 gene encoding UDP-glucose 4-epimerase isoform X1 yields the protein MSQCVLVTGGAGYIGSHTVVELLNAGYEVVIIDNLVNSSLESIKRVEEITKKSIRCYNVDLLDKIGLKSVFSKHKFFCVIHLAALKAVGESCELPLLYYQNNVGGALNLLEVMTEFEVFRIVVSSSATVYGVPQELPLTESHPTGSCINPYGQTKYFIEVILTDIAKADSRWNAIILRYFNPVGAHKSGRIGENPNGTPNNLMPFIAQVAVGKQKGVKVYGNDYDTPDGTGVRDYIHIVDLASGHVSAVEKVKEDCGLKVYNLGTGCGYSVLQMIKAFKEASGKEIPYKIVERRKGDTASCYADPALAAKELKWKAVRDLKEMCADLWLWQSMNPDGYETTTEKKQ